In Harpia harpyja isolate bHarHar1 chromosome 12, bHarHar1 primary haplotype, whole genome shotgun sequence, a single window of DNA contains:
- the COPB2 gene encoding coatomer subunit beta' isoform X3, with protein MLLRDGRSQHPNRPCPGTSTSCYLVLFTPGNLTNAVRALQECREPYDMLIKLWDWDKKWSCSQVFEGHTHYVMQIVINPKDNNQFASASLDRTIKVWQLGSSSPNFTLEGHEKGVNCIDYYSGGDKPYLISGADDRLVKIWDYQNKTCVQTLEGHAQNVSCVSFHPELPIIITGSEDGTVRIWHSSTYRLESTLNYGMERVWCVASLRGSNNVALGYDEGSIIVKLGREEPAMSMDANGKIIWAKHSEVQQANLKAMGDAEIKDGERLPLAVKDMGSCEIYPQTIQHNPNGRFVVVCGDGEYIIYTAMALRNKSFGSAQEFVWAHDSSEYAIRESNSLVKIFKNFKEKKSFKPDFGAEGIYGGFLLGVRSVNGLAFYDWENTELIRRIEIQPKHIFWSDSGELVCIATEESFFILKYLSEKVAAAQETHEGVTEDGIEDAFEVLGEIQEIVKTGLWVGDCFIYTSSVNRLNYYVGGEIVTIAHLDRTMYLLGYIPKDNRLYLGDKELNIVSYSLLVSVLEYQTAVMRRDFSMADKVLPTIPKEQRTRVAHFLEKQGFKQQALAVSTDPEHRFELALQLGELKIAYQLAVEAESEQKWKQLAELAISKCQFGLAQECLHHAQDYGGLLLLATASGNANMVNKLAEGAEKDGKNNVAFMSYFLQGKLDSCLELLIKTGRLPEAAFLARTYLPSQVSRVVKLWRENLSKVNQKAAESLADPTEYENLFPGLKEAFVAEEYVKQSLADLRPAREYPLVTPNEERNLLEEAKGFKPSGVMASQKAEEPVPSPKQDVMKTVLQNSDLLPTRDQKTLLDLEDDLDNLDLEDIDTTDINLDEEILDE; from the exons ATGTTACTTAGGGATGGAAGATCACAGCATCCCAACAGACCTTGCCCAGGAACATCTACATCGTGCTACTTGGTCCTTTTCACTCCTGGAAACCTTACTAATGCAGTCAGAGCTCTGCAAGAATGCAGAGAGCCTT atgacatGCTCATTAAACTCTGGGACTGGGATAAAAAATGGTCTTGTTCTCAGGTGTTTGAAGGACACACCCATTATGTCATGCAGATTGTCATAAACCCAAAAGACAATAATCAGTTTGCCAGTGCCTCTTTGGATAGGACAATCAAG gtGTGGCAGCTTGGCTCCTCTTCACCCAACTTTACTTTGGAAGGCCATGAGAAAGGAGTAAACTGCATTGACTATTACAGTGGAGGAGACAAGCCATATCTCATTTCAGGTGCAGATGACCGGTTGGTTAAGATCTGGGACTACCAG aataAAACCTGTGTACAAACATTGGAAGGACATGCTCAAAATGTGTCGTGTGTCAGCTTCCATCCTGAATTGCCTATCATTATCACAGGCTCAGAAGAtg GAACTGTGCGCATTTGGCATTCAAGCACTTACCGCTTGGAAAGTACCCTCAACTACGGTATGGAGAGAGTGTGGTGTGTGGCCAGTTTAAGAGGATCCAATAATGTGGCTTTGGGATATGATGAAGGCAGCATTATTGTTAAG CTTGGTCGTGAAGAACCTGCCATGTCCATGGatgcaaatggaaaaattatttggGCTAAACATTCAGAAGTCCAACAGGCTAACTTGAAAGCTATGGGAGATGCTGAAATCAAAGATGGAGAAAGATTGCCACTGGCTGTAAAGGACATGGGAAGCTGTGAAATCTATCCTCAGACAATTCAGCACAATCCTAATGGACG GTTTGTAGTAGTGTGTGGTGATGGTGAATACATCATCTACACAGCTATGGCTTTGAGAAACAAGAGCTTTGGTTCTGCACAGGAGTTTGTATGGGCACATGATTCTTCAGA GTATGCAATCAGGGAGAGCAACAGCCTtgtaaagatatttaaaaatttcaaagaGAAGAAGTCATTCAAACCTGATTTTGGAGCAGAAG GCATCTATGGTGGCTTCCTGTTGGGGGTCAGATCCGTTAATGGTTTGGCATTCTATGACTGGGAGAACACAGAATTGATTCGCAGAATTGAAATTCAGCCCAAACAT ATTTTCTGGTCTGACTCGGGTGAGCTTGTCTGCATTGCTACAGAAGAGTcattcttcattttgaaatactTATCAGAAAAAGTTGCAGCAGCCCAAGAAACACATGAAGGTGTCACTGAAGATGGAATTGAAGATGCTTTTGAG GTTCTTGGTGAGATTCAGGAGATTGTGAAAACAGGCTTGTGGGTAGGCGACTGCTTTATTTACACCAGTTCTGTGAACAGACTCAACTACTATGTTGGAGGAGAAATTGTCACTATTGCCCATTTAGACAG aacaaTGTATCTTCTGGGTTATATCCCTAAGGACAACCGACTTTATTTGGGTGATAAAGAGCTAAACATTGTTAGCTACTCTTTGCTGGTCTCAGTGCTTGAATATCAAACTGCTGTGATGAGAAGAGATTTCAGTATGGCTGACAAAGTTCTTCCCACAATTCCAAAGGAACAAAGAACCAGAGTTGCGCATTTTCTTGAAAAACAG ggCTTCAAACAACAAgctcttgcagtatctacagatCCGGAGCATCGTTTTGAACTTGCTCTTCAACTTGGAGAATTAAAAATAGCTTATCAGCTTGCAGTGGAAGCAGAG TCAGAACAGAAATGGAAGCAACTTGCTGAGCTTGCCATTAGTAAATGCCAGTTTGGCTTAGCCCAGGAGTGTCTCCACCATGCACAAGACTACGGCGGCCTACTGCTCCTGGCTACAGCTTCAGGAAATGCTAACATGGTGAATAAGTTAGCGGAAGGAGCAGAAAAAGATGGCAAGAACAATGTTGCATTTATGAGCTACTTCCTACAGGGAAA GCTTGATTCATGTTTGGAACTCCTGATTAAAACCGGGCGTCTCCCAGAAGCTGCTTTTCTTGCACGGACATATTTGCCGAGCCAAGTTTCAAG GGTTGTTAAACTGTGGCGGGAGAATCTCTCTAAAGTCAATCAAAAAGCTGCTGAGTCCCTTGCTGATCCTACAGAATATGAAAATCTTTTTCCTGGCTTAAAGGAAGCTTTTGTTGCTGAAGAGTATGTTAAACAGAGTCTTGCTGACTTGCGGCCAGCCAGGGAATACCCCCTTGTCACT ccaaatgaagaaagaaacttACTTGAAGAAGCAAAAGGATTTAAGCCTTCTGGAGTAATGGCATCTCAG AAGGCTGAAGAACCAGTTCCATCTCCAAAACAAGACGTGATGAAGACAGTTTTGCAGAATTCTGATCTACTTCCAACAAGAGATCAAAag ACACTGCTGGATTTGGAAGATGACTTGGATAACTTGGATCTGGAGGATATTGATACCACAGATATTAATCTGGATGAAGAGATCTTAGATGAGTGA
- the COPB2 gene encoding coatomer subunit beta' isoform X2: MPLRLDIKRKLTARSDRVKSVDLHPTEPWMLASLYNGSVCVWNHETQTLVKTFEVCDLPVRAAKFVARKNWVVTGADDMQIRVFNYNTLERVHMFEAHSDYIRCIAVHPTQPFILTSSDDMLIKLWDWDKKWSCSQVFEGHTHYVMQIVINPKDNNQFASASLDRTIKVWQLGSSSPNFTLEGHEKGVNCIDYYSGGDKPYLISGADDRLVKIWDYQNKTCVQTLEGHAQNVSCVSFHPELPIIITGSEDGTVRIWHSSTYRLESTLNYGMERVWCVASLRGSNNVALGYDEGSIIVKLGREEPAMSMDANGKIIWAKHSEVQQANLKAMGDAEIKDGERLPLAVKDMGSCEIYPQTIQHNPNGRFVVVCGDGEYIIYTAMALRNKSFGSAQEFVWAHDSSEYAIRESNSLVKIFKNFKEKKSFKPDFGAEGIYGGFLLGVRSVNGLAFYDWENTELIRRIEIQPKHIFWSDSGELVCIATEESFFILKYLSEKVAAAQETHEGVTEDGIEDAFEVLGEIQEIVKTGLWVGDCFIYTSSVNRLNYYVGGEIVTIAHLDRTMYLLGYIPKDNRLYLGDKELNIVSYSLLVSVLEYQTAVMRRDFSMADKVLPTIPKEQRTRVAHFLEKQGFKQQALAVSTDPEHRFELALQLGELKIAYQLAVEAESEQKWKQLAELAISKCQFGLAQECLHHAQDYGGLLLLATASGNANMVNKLAEGAEKDGKNNVAFMSYFLQGKLDSCLELLIKTGRLPEAAFLARTYLPSQVSRVVKLWRENLSKVNQKAAESLADPTEYENLFPGLKEAFVAEEYVKQSLADLRPAREYPLVTPNEERNLLEEAKGFKPSGVMASQAEEPVPSPKQDVMKTVLQNSDLLPTRDQKTLLDLEDDLDNLDLEDIDTTDINLDEEILDE; this comes from the exons ATG CCTCTCCGACTTGATATAAAACGGAAACTAACAGCTCGGTCTGACCGGGTGAAGAGTGTAGACTTGCATCCCACGGAACCATGGATGTTGGCTAGCCTTTACAATGGCAGTGTCTGTGTTTGGAACCATGAAACACAG actcTGGTGAAGACTTTTGAAGTGTGTGACTTGCCAGTGAGAGCTGCCAAATTTGTGGCAAGAAAGAACTGGGTTGTTACAGGAGCT GATGACATGCAAATTAGAGTTTTTAATTATAACACCTTGGAAAGAGTTCACATGTTTGAAGCACATTCAGATTACATCCGTTGTATTGCTGTGCATCCCACACAGCCTTTCATACTGACAAGCAGCG atgacatGCTCATTAAACTCTGGGACTGGGATAAAAAATGGTCTTGTTCTCAGGTGTTTGAAGGACACACCCATTATGTCATGCAGATTGTCATAAACCCAAAAGACAATAATCAGTTTGCCAGTGCCTCTTTGGATAGGACAATCAAG gtGTGGCAGCTTGGCTCCTCTTCACCCAACTTTACTTTGGAAGGCCATGAGAAAGGAGTAAACTGCATTGACTATTACAGTGGAGGAGACAAGCCATATCTCATTTCAGGTGCAGATGACCGGTTGGTTAAGATCTGGGACTACCAG aataAAACCTGTGTACAAACATTGGAAGGACATGCTCAAAATGTGTCGTGTGTCAGCTTCCATCCTGAATTGCCTATCATTATCACAGGCTCAGAAGAtg GAACTGTGCGCATTTGGCATTCAAGCACTTACCGCTTGGAAAGTACCCTCAACTACGGTATGGAGAGAGTGTGGTGTGTGGCCAGTTTAAGAGGATCCAATAATGTGGCTTTGGGATATGATGAAGGCAGCATTATTGTTAAG CTTGGTCGTGAAGAACCTGCCATGTCCATGGatgcaaatggaaaaattatttggGCTAAACATTCAGAAGTCCAACAGGCTAACTTGAAAGCTATGGGAGATGCTGAAATCAAAGATGGAGAAAGATTGCCACTGGCTGTAAAGGACATGGGAAGCTGTGAAATCTATCCTCAGACAATTCAGCACAATCCTAATGGACG GTTTGTAGTAGTGTGTGGTGATGGTGAATACATCATCTACACAGCTATGGCTTTGAGAAACAAGAGCTTTGGTTCTGCACAGGAGTTTGTATGGGCACATGATTCTTCAGA GTATGCAATCAGGGAGAGCAACAGCCTtgtaaagatatttaaaaatttcaaagaGAAGAAGTCATTCAAACCTGATTTTGGAGCAGAAG GCATCTATGGTGGCTTCCTGTTGGGGGTCAGATCCGTTAATGGTTTGGCATTCTATGACTGGGAGAACACAGAATTGATTCGCAGAATTGAAATTCAGCCCAAACAT ATTTTCTGGTCTGACTCGGGTGAGCTTGTCTGCATTGCTACAGAAGAGTcattcttcattttgaaatactTATCAGAAAAAGTTGCAGCAGCCCAAGAAACACATGAAGGTGTCACTGAAGATGGAATTGAAGATGCTTTTGAG GTTCTTGGTGAGATTCAGGAGATTGTGAAAACAGGCTTGTGGGTAGGCGACTGCTTTATTTACACCAGTTCTGTGAACAGACTCAACTACTATGTTGGAGGAGAAATTGTCACTATTGCCCATTTAGACAG aacaaTGTATCTTCTGGGTTATATCCCTAAGGACAACCGACTTTATTTGGGTGATAAAGAGCTAAACATTGTTAGCTACTCTTTGCTGGTCTCAGTGCTTGAATATCAAACTGCTGTGATGAGAAGAGATTTCAGTATGGCTGACAAAGTTCTTCCCACAATTCCAAAGGAACAAAGAACCAGAGTTGCGCATTTTCTTGAAAAACAG ggCTTCAAACAACAAgctcttgcagtatctacagatCCGGAGCATCGTTTTGAACTTGCTCTTCAACTTGGAGAATTAAAAATAGCTTATCAGCTTGCAGTGGAAGCAGAG TCAGAACAGAAATGGAAGCAACTTGCTGAGCTTGCCATTAGTAAATGCCAGTTTGGCTTAGCCCAGGAGTGTCTCCACCATGCACAAGACTACGGCGGCCTACTGCTCCTGGCTACAGCTTCAGGAAATGCTAACATGGTGAATAAGTTAGCGGAAGGAGCAGAAAAAGATGGCAAGAACAATGTTGCATTTATGAGCTACTTCCTACAGGGAAA GCTTGATTCATGTTTGGAACTCCTGATTAAAACCGGGCGTCTCCCAGAAGCTGCTTTTCTTGCACGGACATATTTGCCGAGCCAAGTTTCAAG GGTTGTTAAACTGTGGCGGGAGAATCTCTCTAAAGTCAATCAAAAAGCTGCTGAGTCCCTTGCTGATCCTACAGAATATGAAAATCTTTTTCCTGGCTTAAAGGAAGCTTTTGTTGCTGAAGAGTATGTTAAACAGAGTCTTGCTGACTTGCGGCCAGCCAGGGAATACCCCCTTGTCACT ccaaatgaagaaagaaacttACTTGAAGAAGCAAAAGGATTTAAGCCTTCTGGAGTAATGGCATCTCAG GCTGAAGAACCAGTTCCATCTCCAAAACAAGACGTGATGAAGACAGTTTTGCAGAATTCTGATCTACTTCCAACAAGAGATCAAAag ACACTGCTGGATTTGGAAGATGACTTGGATAACTTGGATCTGGAGGATATTGATACCACAGATATTAATCTGGATGAAGAGATCTTAGATGAGTGA
- the COPB2 gene encoding coatomer subunit beta' isoform X1 yields MPLRLDIKRKLTARSDRVKSVDLHPTEPWMLASLYNGSVCVWNHETQTLVKTFEVCDLPVRAAKFVARKNWVVTGADDMQIRVFNYNTLERVHMFEAHSDYIRCIAVHPTQPFILTSSDDMLIKLWDWDKKWSCSQVFEGHTHYVMQIVINPKDNNQFASASLDRTIKVWQLGSSSPNFTLEGHEKGVNCIDYYSGGDKPYLISGADDRLVKIWDYQNKTCVQTLEGHAQNVSCVSFHPELPIIITGSEDGTVRIWHSSTYRLESTLNYGMERVWCVASLRGSNNVALGYDEGSIIVKLGREEPAMSMDANGKIIWAKHSEVQQANLKAMGDAEIKDGERLPLAVKDMGSCEIYPQTIQHNPNGRFVVVCGDGEYIIYTAMALRNKSFGSAQEFVWAHDSSEYAIRESNSLVKIFKNFKEKKSFKPDFGAEGIYGGFLLGVRSVNGLAFYDWENTELIRRIEIQPKHIFWSDSGELVCIATEESFFILKYLSEKVAAAQETHEGVTEDGIEDAFEVLGEIQEIVKTGLWVGDCFIYTSSVNRLNYYVGGEIVTIAHLDRTMYLLGYIPKDNRLYLGDKELNIVSYSLLVSVLEYQTAVMRRDFSMADKVLPTIPKEQRTRVAHFLEKQGFKQQALAVSTDPEHRFELALQLGELKIAYQLAVEAESEQKWKQLAELAISKCQFGLAQECLHHAQDYGGLLLLATASGNANMVNKLAEGAEKDGKNNVAFMSYFLQGKLDSCLELLIKTGRLPEAAFLARTYLPSQVSRVVKLWRENLSKVNQKAAESLADPTEYENLFPGLKEAFVAEEYVKQSLADLRPAREYPLVTPNEERNLLEEAKGFKPSGVMASQKAEEPVPSPKQDVMKTVLQNSDLLPTRDQKTLLDLEDDLDNLDLEDIDTTDINLDEEILDE; encoded by the exons ATG CCTCTCCGACTTGATATAAAACGGAAACTAACAGCTCGGTCTGACCGGGTGAAGAGTGTAGACTTGCATCCCACGGAACCATGGATGTTGGCTAGCCTTTACAATGGCAGTGTCTGTGTTTGGAACCATGAAACACAG actcTGGTGAAGACTTTTGAAGTGTGTGACTTGCCAGTGAGAGCTGCCAAATTTGTGGCAAGAAAGAACTGGGTTGTTACAGGAGCT GATGACATGCAAATTAGAGTTTTTAATTATAACACCTTGGAAAGAGTTCACATGTTTGAAGCACATTCAGATTACATCCGTTGTATTGCTGTGCATCCCACACAGCCTTTCATACTGACAAGCAGCG atgacatGCTCATTAAACTCTGGGACTGGGATAAAAAATGGTCTTGTTCTCAGGTGTTTGAAGGACACACCCATTATGTCATGCAGATTGTCATAAACCCAAAAGACAATAATCAGTTTGCCAGTGCCTCTTTGGATAGGACAATCAAG gtGTGGCAGCTTGGCTCCTCTTCACCCAACTTTACTTTGGAAGGCCATGAGAAAGGAGTAAACTGCATTGACTATTACAGTGGAGGAGACAAGCCATATCTCATTTCAGGTGCAGATGACCGGTTGGTTAAGATCTGGGACTACCAG aataAAACCTGTGTACAAACATTGGAAGGACATGCTCAAAATGTGTCGTGTGTCAGCTTCCATCCTGAATTGCCTATCATTATCACAGGCTCAGAAGAtg GAACTGTGCGCATTTGGCATTCAAGCACTTACCGCTTGGAAAGTACCCTCAACTACGGTATGGAGAGAGTGTGGTGTGTGGCCAGTTTAAGAGGATCCAATAATGTGGCTTTGGGATATGATGAAGGCAGCATTATTGTTAAG CTTGGTCGTGAAGAACCTGCCATGTCCATGGatgcaaatggaaaaattatttggGCTAAACATTCAGAAGTCCAACAGGCTAACTTGAAAGCTATGGGAGATGCTGAAATCAAAGATGGAGAAAGATTGCCACTGGCTGTAAAGGACATGGGAAGCTGTGAAATCTATCCTCAGACAATTCAGCACAATCCTAATGGACG GTTTGTAGTAGTGTGTGGTGATGGTGAATACATCATCTACACAGCTATGGCTTTGAGAAACAAGAGCTTTGGTTCTGCACAGGAGTTTGTATGGGCACATGATTCTTCAGA GTATGCAATCAGGGAGAGCAACAGCCTtgtaaagatatttaaaaatttcaaagaGAAGAAGTCATTCAAACCTGATTTTGGAGCAGAAG GCATCTATGGTGGCTTCCTGTTGGGGGTCAGATCCGTTAATGGTTTGGCATTCTATGACTGGGAGAACACAGAATTGATTCGCAGAATTGAAATTCAGCCCAAACAT ATTTTCTGGTCTGACTCGGGTGAGCTTGTCTGCATTGCTACAGAAGAGTcattcttcattttgaaatactTATCAGAAAAAGTTGCAGCAGCCCAAGAAACACATGAAGGTGTCACTGAAGATGGAATTGAAGATGCTTTTGAG GTTCTTGGTGAGATTCAGGAGATTGTGAAAACAGGCTTGTGGGTAGGCGACTGCTTTATTTACACCAGTTCTGTGAACAGACTCAACTACTATGTTGGAGGAGAAATTGTCACTATTGCCCATTTAGACAG aacaaTGTATCTTCTGGGTTATATCCCTAAGGACAACCGACTTTATTTGGGTGATAAAGAGCTAAACATTGTTAGCTACTCTTTGCTGGTCTCAGTGCTTGAATATCAAACTGCTGTGATGAGAAGAGATTTCAGTATGGCTGACAAAGTTCTTCCCACAATTCCAAAGGAACAAAGAACCAGAGTTGCGCATTTTCTTGAAAAACAG ggCTTCAAACAACAAgctcttgcagtatctacagatCCGGAGCATCGTTTTGAACTTGCTCTTCAACTTGGAGAATTAAAAATAGCTTATCAGCTTGCAGTGGAAGCAGAG TCAGAACAGAAATGGAAGCAACTTGCTGAGCTTGCCATTAGTAAATGCCAGTTTGGCTTAGCCCAGGAGTGTCTCCACCATGCACAAGACTACGGCGGCCTACTGCTCCTGGCTACAGCTTCAGGAAATGCTAACATGGTGAATAAGTTAGCGGAAGGAGCAGAAAAAGATGGCAAGAACAATGTTGCATTTATGAGCTACTTCCTACAGGGAAA GCTTGATTCATGTTTGGAACTCCTGATTAAAACCGGGCGTCTCCCAGAAGCTGCTTTTCTTGCACGGACATATTTGCCGAGCCAAGTTTCAAG GGTTGTTAAACTGTGGCGGGAGAATCTCTCTAAAGTCAATCAAAAAGCTGCTGAGTCCCTTGCTGATCCTACAGAATATGAAAATCTTTTTCCTGGCTTAAAGGAAGCTTTTGTTGCTGAAGAGTATGTTAAACAGAGTCTTGCTGACTTGCGGCCAGCCAGGGAATACCCCCTTGTCACT ccaaatgaagaaagaaacttACTTGAAGAAGCAAAAGGATTTAAGCCTTCTGGAGTAATGGCATCTCAG AAGGCTGAAGAACCAGTTCCATCTCCAAAACAAGACGTGATGAAGACAGTTTTGCAGAATTCTGATCTACTTCCAACAAGAGATCAAAag ACACTGCTGGATTTGGAAGATGACTTGGATAACTTGGATCTGGAGGATATTGATACCACAGATATTAATCTGGATGAAGAGATCTTAGATGAGTGA